From the Sphingomonas mesophila genome, one window contains:
- the purD gene encoding phosphoribosylamine--glycine ligase — protein MNILLLGSGGREDALAWRLRQSPSCATLIAAPGNPGIARWAECIAINPSDGAAVVALAQERDVKLVVIGPEAPLVAGVADACRNAGIAVFGPSAAAARLEGSKGFTKELCERARIPTAAFVRARTVDDALAALDRFGLPVVIKDDGLAAGKGVTIAATRAEAEAAVRAAGDTELVIEQFLDGEEVSLFALVDGSHAVVLASAQDHKRVGDGDTGPNTGGMGAYSPAPVLTPELEQRAMNEIVLPTARALAAAGTPFNGVLYAGLMLTADGPQLIEYNVRFGDPECEAIVPRIAGDFAALLYAVATGGEFSAPELSPQAAMTVVVAASGYPGDPARGGPIDGIATAERIDGVRVFHAGTAAHSSGALLAAGGRVLAVTALGDTLADARDRAYQAVDAIDFPDGFCRRDIGWRQLERDHAA, from the coding sequence ATGAACATCCTGCTGCTGGGATCGGGAGGCCGCGAGGATGCGCTGGCGTGGCGGCTAAGGCAATCGCCGAGCTGCGCCACATTGATCGCCGCACCCGGCAACCCCGGCATCGCACGCTGGGCCGAATGCATTGCGATCAATCCGAGCGACGGCGCGGCGGTGGTTGCGCTGGCGCAGGAGCGCGACGTCAAGCTGGTGGTGATCGGGCCCGAAGCGCCGCTTGTCGCGGGCGTCGCCGACGCGTGCCGGAATGCGGGCATTGCCGTCTTCGGGCCGAGCGCCGCGGCGGCGCGGCTAGAGGGCTCGAAGGGTTTCACCAAGGAATTGTGCGAGCGCGCGCGAATCCCGACTGCGGCGTTCGTTCGCGCGCGGACGGTCGACGACGCGCTCGCCGCGCTCGACCGCTTCGGCCTGCCGGTCGTCATCAAGGACGATGGCCTCGCGGCCGGCAAGGGCGTGACCATCGCCGCCACCCGCGCCGAGGCCGAGGCGGCGGTGCGCGCCGCGGGCGACACGGAGCTGGTGATTGAGCAATTCCTCGACGGCGAGGAGGTCAGCCTGTTCGCGCTGGTCGACGGCAGCCACGCGGTCGTGCTGGCCAGCGCGCAGGACCACAAAAGGGTCGGCGACGGCGACACCGGGCCGAACACCGGCGGGATGGGCGCCTATTCGCCGGCGCCGGTGCTTACGCCCGAGCTCGAGCAGCGGGCGATGAACGAGATCGTACTGCCGACGGCACGGGCGCTGGCGGCGGCGGGCACACCTTTCAACGGCGTGCTCTATGCCGGGCTGATGCTGACCGCCGACGGGCCCCAGCTGATCGAATATAATGTCCGTTTCGGCGACCCCGAGTGCGAGGCGATCGTGCCGCGCATCGCCGGCGATTTCGCGGCGCTGCTGTATGCCGTCGCCACCGGCGGCGAATTTTCCGCCCCCGAACTGTCCCCGCAAGCGGCAATGACCGTGGTGGTCGCGGCCAGTGGCTACCCCGGCGACCCGGCGCGGGGCGGGCCGATCGACGGGATTGCAACGGCCGAGCGGATCGACGGTGTGCGCGTGTTCCATGCCGGCACCGCGGCGCATTCGTCGGGCGCATTGCTCGCCGCCGGTGGGCGGGTGCTGGCGGTGACGGCGCTCGGCGACACTCTCGCCGACGCGCGCGACCGTGCCTATCAGGCCGTCGACGCAATCGATTTCCCGGACGGGTTCTGCCGCCGCGACATCGGCTGGCGCCAGCTGGAGCGTGACCATGCGGCCTAA